DNA from Triticum aestivum cultivar Chinese Spring chromosome 7D, IWGSC CS RefSeq v2.1, whole genome shotgun sequence:
ttgccctgaaaatttacacacatgtgtgttatgcctccatgtatatctgtattttttttagaattttttgaaacgTAGAAAGTATGAAATTTGATGAAATTCGAAtttttcaaaaccgagctccatggagcttaACACACTGTACAAAACAGAAAAACAAATTCAGTCGGCGTCCGGGCCATCACTTTCCAGGTCTTTCCTCTATCTCCGCCTCCACCGTCCCTCCCCAGAGCCCGGGTCGCTGCGCCGGCGCCGCCCATGGCCGCGCCACTCGCGCGTGTGCCGCTGCTTCGTGCGCCCAGCCGGCCCTTCCCCACCTCCCGGATCAACCCCCGCCGCCACTTCCGGCCGTCGGTGTCGGTCGCCGTAGGAGGCGTCAGCGGCCCCGTGCTCCGCACCTGCAAGAATTGCAAGAAGCAGTACGACCCGGCTGCGAATCACCCTTCATCATGCCGCTACCACACGGCCCACTTTGGAGGTGAGAAATCGTCTCTCCCATAGCTATCTGCTTATCTTCAGACACAGTAGTTGGTGAGGATTCATCTACACCAGATAGCCCTGTCTTTGTAAATGAATTGTACTGCCCAGTGAGTTCGAAACCATGATTCGCGAGTAATCAGTAGCCGTCCATATGATCCGGACTAAATGTGACATCTTTCGCGAAGAGTTTTCAAATTTATCTAGCAGTACTTGTTCTTTTGTTAGAACTGCTAGCATAAGGGTTAAGTTGGGCCTCATTTTGCACACAATGTCGATCTTGTTTTGTTCGATTCTTGTAGCTTTAGCTGGCCTTCTATCGTCTTGAGATACTAGCATTTTGCTTAGAAAACTTTATGACTTGTGGATTGTGATTATCGCCGAAGTTGTCATGAGCACCCTTTTACCATTTCGATTGGAGAGGCATACAAGTTGAGTTGTTTTGTCCTCGAGACCTACATAGAACTAAATGGTTCATTTCTGCCACTCCAGGGGAAACAAAGAGAAAATTTGAAAGTGTCCATTCTGGTGGGACCATGGATACTCCGGGTGCAGGCAAAGTGCTCCAGTACTGGCATTGTTGTGGGTCAGAGGATCCATTTGATGTTGGTTGTACTGCTGCTCCTCACTCTTCATACGATGACTAAATACCTGGATCGTTATCTGTCCATTGTGCTCTTGTGATTCTACTTTTTTTTCCCACAGGAACAGTGGTCCGCTGATTGTGTATTTTTTCCTTGTGTCTGAGTGGCAGCATCTGCCAACATGATTTCTTCTTCTTTAGCTTTCTTACATTATCTGGAAACTGAATGTTCTATATGTACATACCGTCTCTACATTGTTTATATTGCCTTACATTCTTTCTTTATTTGAAATTTGAATGTTATCTAGGTATATACTCGTTAGCAAGGAAAAAAGGCGCTAGGggtgttaattgtgcattttgccactgcCTAGCGCATGCCTACCATGATTTAGGCTAGGCGTTCTTTTGTCGCCTAGTGCTTAGGCACGCTAAAGGACACGATTGTGGCACTAAAGTTTGTGTTGAAGTATCTCCCGGGCTGTCATCTCAAGCATTGTTTTCAGTTACATATTTGCACAGCAGTATTAACTGTCTGCAGCGACAATCCCAGTTTGCATGACAGGTTGGATGATAACAGGAGCATGGGAGTCACCGATGGCATGAAAAATCAGAGCGGCACCTCTGCAAAACACTTTCCGCTTGTCACATGCCATTATGCCATGCCATTGGGACAAATGGGATCGAGCAGTAGTAGGCTATGTGAAAACAGTGAAATGAATACTGTCTGTCAAGAACAGTTTGCTTGGAATAAGGAATGGTGCCAAGTTTTCTGTGACTACATCTTTCAAAATAAAAAAGGTATAAATATCGAACTGAACTGATCATTTTGCATCATGTGAATTCATGGAGCAATTACAGAGGATATTCATGATGGCTGGGACTTACTAGCCTCGTTGATCATGTTCATTCAATCTACCGGTTGCTCTCATCAGGTTTCCAAGCTTTGTCCTTCCCCTTAGCTGTTGTACCCTGCTACTGCTACTATTAATTATCTACCGCTATCTTATTTCCACAGCTATGGCATGAGCaaatgtttgataattttattaCCTTATCTCCGTGCATGTGTAGTTGAACAATCCTGGCATGTGTCCTCTTATCTTGTTATCCTTGTGCCAGAGTTGTTTGTCCATTGCATGGCATCAACTTTACTAAGGACTCGAAATTCAGTTCAAGCCTACCCAACACTTGTTTTCTCCTTAATCTCTAACGGTAGTAGGGAT
Protein-coding regions in this window:
- the LOC123166940 gene encoding uncharacterized protein; the encoded protein is MAAPLARVPLLRAPSRPFPTSRINPRRHFRPSVSVAVGGVSGPVLRTCKNCKKQYDPAANHPSSCRYHTAHFGGETKRKFESVHSGGTMDTPGAGKVLQYWHCCGSEDPFDVGCTAAPHSSYDD